A single genomic interval of Christensenellaceae bacterium 44-20 harbors:
- the atpG gene encoding ATP synthase F1 subunit gamma, protein MQNTNEIRAHIAAVKQTRKITNAMHLVASSRLKKVMSHIEYNNTYFSRVQATMKDILQSSESVTHQYLTGRGGDRRTYIVVAGDKGLAGAYNASVLNLAYETISQRKEKKETYLLTVGLVATEFFKARGMQPDIETTGAVQDPSLSNARKLAFDIFDLYDDDLTDEVYIIYTSFYGDTKNRPVIRRLLPIVRGDYEQIAAHKMSDIIYEPSAQELFSLLVPQYVTGILFGALVQAYAAEHFARMNAMQSATRNADEMLKKLQTQYNMARQAAITQEITEISGAAEALLHGRED, encoded by the coding sequence ATGCAGAACACCAATGAGATCCGCGCGCACATTGCGGCAGTAAAGCAGACCCGGAAAATCACCAATGCCATGCACCTTGTGGCCTCCTCCCGCCTGAAAAAGGTGATGAGCCACATCGAGTATAACAACACTTATTTTTCTCGGGTGCAGGCGACCATGAAGGATATTCTGCAATCATCCGAGTCCGTAACCCATCAGTATCTGACGGGCCGTGGCGGCGATCGGCGCACATATATCGTCGTGGCGGGAGACAAGGGGCTGGCCGGGGCGTATAACGCCAGTGTGCTCAACTTGGCCTATGAGACCATCAGCCAGCGCAAGGAGAAGAAGGAGACGTATCTGCTGACGGTTGGCCTGGTGGCGACCGAGTTCTTTAAGGCCAGGGGAATGCAGCCGGATATCGAGACCACCGGCGCCGTGCAGGACCCTTCGCTTTCCAATGCACGCAAGCTGGCTTTTGATATCTTCGATCTCTACGACGACGACCTGACGGATGAAGTCTATATCATCTATACCTCCTTTTACGGAGATACCAAAAACAGGCCGGTGATCCGCCGGCTTCTGCCCATCGTCCGGGGGGATTATGAGCAGATTGCGGCGCACAAAATGAGCGATATCATCTATGAGCCGTCTGCGCAGGAGCTGTTTTCCCTGCTGGTGCCGCAGTATGTTACGGGAATTTTGTTCGGCGCGCTGGTGCAGGCCTATGCGGCGGAGCATTTTGCCCGCATGAACGCCATGCAGAGCGCGACGCGCAATGCGGATGAGATGCTTAAAAAATTGCAGACCCAATACAACATGGCGCGTCAGGCGGCCATCACGCAGGAAATCACAGAGATCTCCGGCGCTGCGGAAGCATTGCTCCATGGAAGAGAGGATTGA
- the atpE gene encoding ATP synthase F0 subunit C, translating into MEIGYIAIGAALCLLSCSVAGLGMGLATGKAVDAVARQPEASGKINSILLLGLALTESTAIYGFVSALIMMFTLGA; encoded by the coding sequence ATGGAAATCGGTTATATTGCGATTGGAGCGGCACTTTGCCTTCTTTCTTGCTCGGTGGCTGGCCTTGGCATGGGCCTGGCGACGGGAAAAGCGGTAGATGCAGTTGCACGGCAGCCAGAGGCTTCGGGCAAAATCAACTCCATTTTGCTTTTGGGCCTGGCGCTTACGGAATCCACGGCTATCTACGGCTTCGTCAGCGCGCTGATTATGATGTTTACGCTGGGCGCATAG
- a CDS encoding FHA domain-containing protein, producing the protein MAQLYDTLSFVFRYWFLFLAAMMLLLLVLNSRAEYRERKAVMGEVGQYIGYLEIIGGAEDAYGMRIGLTPENIVGSGKNADIIIEDRSVRKSHAMIARKGKGVVLQPLSEKAETRINGRRAVRAHRIITGDIVSFGGIDAKVYLKPQKGAAHDD; encoded by the coding sequence TTGGCCCAGCTATATGATACGCTTTCATTCGTATTTCGCTATTGGTTTTTATTCTTGGCGGCGATGATGCTGCTTTTGCTCGTGCTGAACTCCCGGGCGGAATACCGGGAACGCAAAGCCGTGATGGGCGAAGTCGGCCAATATATTGGCTACCTGGAAATTATCGGCGGGGCAGAAGATGCGTATGGGATGCGCATTGGGCTGACGCCGGAGAATATCGTCGGCAGCGGAAAAAATGCAGATATCATCATCGAGGACAGGAGCGTGCGCAAAAGCCACGCCATGATCGCAAGAAAGGGAAAAGGCGTAGTGCTCCAGCCGCTGTCTGAAAAGGCGGAGACGCGGATCAACGGGCGGCGGGCAGTGCGCGCGCACCGCATTATCACGGGAGACATCGTGAGCTTTGGCGGCATCGATGCCAAGGTTTACTTAAAGCCCCAGAAGGGAGCGGCCCATGACGATTAG
- a CDS encoding J domain-containing protein: MNPYHVLGVSETATDEEIKAAYRRMVKKYHPDRYVDSALKEQASEKLKEINAAYDSIGKSRKGGATGSGMGGQGGYSSAYGMGGRQYRYRSEYQGAARYGAVREKIRVGDIGSAEAILDSMAQRDAEWHYWKGIILRQRGWYDGARQHFAQAHAMDPANQEYARAFYAMNNPGGFGGGPAGNADCCELCMCSNLCCRTFMWPCC; this comes from the coding sequence GTGAACCCATATCATGTGCTCGGTGTGAGCGAGACGGCCACAGACGAAGAGATCAAGGCGGCATACCGCCGGATGGTAAAAAAATACCACCCGGATCGGTATGTGGACAGCGCGCTCAAAGAGCAGGCTTCGGAAAAATTAAAGGAAATCAACGCCGCATACGACAGCATTGGGAAGAGCAGGAAGGGCGGGGCGACTGGCTCGGGCATGGGAGGGCAGGGCGGCTACTCTTCGGCCTATGGAATGGGCGGCCGGCAATACCGATACCGCTCGGAATACCAGGGCGCGGCGCGCTATGGGGCTGTGAGAGAGAAAATCCGCGTGGGCGATATCGGCTCGGCCGAAGCGATTCTGGACAGCATGGCACAAAGGGATGCGGAATGGCACTATTGGAAAGGCATTATCCTGCGGCAGCGCGGCTGGTACGACGGTGCGCGCCAGCATTTTGCCCAAGCCCATGCGATGGATCCGGCAAACCAGGAATATGCCCGCGCCTTTTATGCCATGAATAATCCTGGCGGGTTTGGCGGCGGCCCGGCTGGCAATGCAGATTGCTGTGAGCTTTGTATGTGCTCGAACCTTTGCTGCAGAACATTTATGTGGCCCTGCTGCTAG
- the atpF gene encoding F0F1 ATP synthase subunit B yields the protein MELYPLDILIHIVNIVVTYVLLRVLLYKPVRRFMDERAEKIAGQMERAKELEETAKARQAQYDEQIAQSEQQAREILRQGEQKALEAAEGIKSAAREQADQVLSQARQQAEQEKTRAMEGMQEQVAQAAAQIAGRILQREVSLEDNRRVVNEFFHEVK from the coding sequence ATGGAGCTTTATCCACTGGATATTCTCATTCATATTGTCAATATCGTCGTAACGTATGTTCTGCTGCGCGTTTTGCTCTATAAGCCGGTGCGCAGGTTCATGGATGAGCGTGCGGAGAAGATTGCCGGCCAGATGGAGCGCGCGAAAGAGCTGGAAGAGACGGCTAAGGCGCGTCAAGCACAGTATGATGAGCAGATTGCCCAGAGCGAGCAGCAGGCGCGGGAAATTCTCCGCCAGGGAGAGCAGAAGGCGCTGGAGGCGGCAGAGGGCATTAAGAGCGCTGCTAGGGAGCAGGCGGATCAGGTGCTGAGCCAGGCCCGGCAGCAGGCCGAGCAGGAAAAAACGCGCGCCATGGAGGGCATGCAGGAGCAGGTCGCCCAGGCGGCGGCGCAGATTGCCGGCCGGATTTTGCAGCGCGAGGTTTCCCTGGAGGATAACCGCCGCGTCGTGAATGAGTTTTTTCATGAGGTTAAATAA
- a CDS encoding spore coat associated protein CotJA, which produces MNQMDAPYVFSAFTQYPSCAAEAQTCNRVNFFADAEQPNLYARAFVVPQAYSNCALPSQSLHNGTFFNDLYMPYSTVNTACGSCPHAHSEMRPARTCPCKEEE; this is translated from the coding sequence ATGAATCAGATGGATGCTCCCTATGTTTTCAGCGCTTTTACCCAGTACCCCAGCTGTGCTGCGGAAGCGCAAACATGTAATAGAGTCAATTTTTTTGCTGATGCGGAACAACCAAATTTATACGCGAGAGCTTTTGTCGTGCCTCAGGCATATTCCAACTGCGCGCTGCCCAGCCAGTCGCTGCACAACGGGACGTTTTTTAACGACCTGTATATGCCCTATTCGACAGTCAATACTGCTTGCGGCAGCTGCCCGCACGCTCATAGCGAGATGCGGCCGGCGCGCACCTGCCCTTGCAAAGAGGAGGAATAA
- a CDS encoding XRE family transcriptional regulator, whose translation MTLGQRIRQLRLEYGFSQEELGAKIGVQKAAINKYETGTVVNLKPAVIEGLAKALYTTPAYLMGWEDSSEALPGSELEVLKNPPRITAMRPIVATAKAGWNGAVELEYEGARPVTDLANSEEYVWIRVSGDSMEPVLQDGDYILVHLQNTAENGNIVVAIVDGDEATIKRFERQNGIVLLKPENRQYPTRLLTGEALETLYIYGVVRKVERDFF comes from the coding sequence TTGACACTCGGGCAGAGAATACGGCAGCTGCGGCTGGAGTACGGCTTTTCCCAGGAAGAACTGGGGGCGAAAATTGGCGTGCAAAAAGCTGCCATCAATAAATACGAGACGGGCACAGTCGTCAACCTAAAGCCCGCCGTCATCGAAGGGCTAGCCAAAGCGCTCTATACCACGCCCGCCTACCTGATGGGCTGGGAAGATTCCTCCGAGGCGCTTCCCGGCTCTGAGCTTGAGGTACTGAAAAATCCGCCCCGGATAACGGCCATGCGCCCCATTGTCGCCACGGCCAAAGCCGGATGGAACGGCGCCGTCGAGCTGGAATATGAAGGCGCGCGGCCTGTAACGGATCTGGCCAATTCGGAAGAATACGTCTGGATCCGGGTCTCGGGCGACAGCATGGAGCCGGTTCTGCAGGACGGGGATTATATTTTGGTACACCTGCAAAACACCGCGGAAAACGGCAATATCGTCGTCGCCATCGTAGATGGAGACGAGGCCACCATCAAGCGCTTTGAGCGGCAGAATGGCATCGTGCTGCTCAAGCCGGAAAACCGCCAGTATCCCACCCGGCTGCTGACCGGCGAAGCGCTGGAAACGCTCTATATCTATGGCGTTGTCCGCAAAGTGGAGCGGGATTTCTTCTAA
- a CDS encoding spore coat protein CotJB, translating to MANCGCNMRYAMRTPESQMDVCAVSEGLCPAELEKKRSLMQQITECEFICIDINLYLDTHPNDARALSDYNCYAQQLRALKDMYEKDFGPISNFGNSVSRDSWKWNTQPFPWHQKFMREE from the coding sequence ATGGCAAATTGTGGCTGCAACATGAGATACGCAATGCGCACGCCAGAGAGCCAGATGGATGTCTGCGCCGTTTCTGAGGGGCTTTGCCCGGCAGAGCTCGAAAAGAAGCGTTCGCTCATGCAACAAATTACCGAATGCGAGTTTATCTGCATTGACATCAATCTCTATCTGGATACGCATCCCAACGATGCTCGCGCCCTTTCGGATTACAACTGCTATGCGCAGCAGCTCCGGGCGCTTAAAGATATGTATGAAAAAGACTTTGGGCCAATTTCAAACTTTGGAAACTCTGTCAGCCGGGACAGCTGGAAGTGGAACACCCAGCCTTTCCCGTGGCACCAGAAATTTATGAGGGAGGAATAA
- a CDS encoding F0F1 ATP synthase subunit delta — MQVTVRIAQPYDEQLISSIQKGMEKLLGQKAELEIIEDEALLGGFCIFADSKVYDASLKTQLQEMQRRLSD, encoded by the coding sequence ATGCAGGTTACAGTGAGAATCGCGCAGCCCTATGACGAGCAACTGATTTCCTCTATCCAAAAAGGGATGGAGAAGCTGCTTGGCCAGAAGGCTGAACTGGAAATAATCGAGGATGAGGCGCTGCTCGGCGGCTTTTGCATCTTTGCAGACAGCAAGGTTTACGACGCGAGCCTCAAAACGCAGCTGCAGGAGATGCAGCGGCGCCTGTCGGACTAG
- the atpD gene encoding F0F1 ATP synthase subunit beta → MEERIDMQNSEFGTIIKISGPVLDVQFPGQSPALHNLLCTEDGVHMEVAAHIRQGLVRAIALEATEGLCCGIKVRDTGASIKVPVGEGVLGRVVNVLGAPIDEKGEVDAADHWEIHRQPPEFGSVRPVTELFETGIKVIDLLAPYAKGGKIGLFGGAGVGKTTLIMELIHNIAINHGGYSVFAGVGERSREGNDLIHDMEKSGALSKTAMTFGQMNEPPGSRMRVALTGLTMAEYFRDQQSRDVLLFIDNIYRYVQAGNEVSALLGRMPSAVGYQPTLATELGELEERITSTQKGSITSVQAIYVPADDLTDPAPATIFTHLDATTVLSRSVAEMGIYPAVSPLESTSRILDPAIVGKRHYEVAQAVQECLQRYSELKDIIAILGMNELSAEDRATVYRARRIQRFLSQPFAVAEVFTGQPGRFVPLEDTIRSFEAIIGGEVDDLPEAAFFQVGGIDEVVAKAKEMQ, encoded by the coding sequence ATGGAAGAGAGGATTGACATGCAAAACTCTGAGTTTGGTACAATTATCAAAATTAGCGGCCCTGTGCTGGATGTGCAGTTCCCGGGGCAAAGCCCTGCCCTGCACAATCTGCTTTGCACAGAGGACGGCGTGCATATGGAAGTGGCGGCGCATATCCGGCAGGGGCTCGTGCGCGCGATTGCTCTGGAGGCCACAGAAGGCCTTTGCTGCGGCATCAAGGTGAGAGATACGGGCGCATCCATCAAAGTGCCGGTGGGCGAGGGCGTGCTCGGGCGCGTCGTCAATGTGCTGGGCGCTCCTATCGATGAAAAGGGCGAGGTTGATGCGGCGGATCACTGGGAAATCCATCGCCAGCCGCCGGAATTTGGAAGCGTCAGGCCGGTAACAGAGCTGTTTGAGACGGGCATCAAGGTGATCGATCTGCTGGCGCCTTATGCCAAAGGCGGCAAAATCGGCCTGTTTGGCGGCGCAGGCGTGGGCAAGACGACGCTTATCATGGAGCTGATCCACAATATCGCCATCAACCACGGCGGCTATTCGGTTTTCGCCGGAGTGGGCGAGCGCAGCCGAGAGGGAAACGACCTCATTCACGATATGGAGAAATCCGGCGCGCTCTCCAAAACGGCCATGACGTTCGGGCAGATGAACGAGCCGCCGGGCTCGCGTATGCGCGTCGCTCTGACCGGGCTGACCATGGCGGAATACTTCCGGGATCAGCAGAGCAGGGATGTTTTGCTCTTCATCGATAATATCTACCGCTATGTGCAGGCGGGCAACGAGGTTTCGGCGCTGCTGGGCCGGATGCCCTCTGCTGTTGGCTATCAGCCGACGCTGGCCACCGAGCTGGGCGAGCTGGAGGAGCGCATCACGTCGACCCAGAAGGGCTCAATCACATCCGTGCAGGCCATCTATGTCCCGGCAGACGACTTGACAGACCCTGCTCCGGCGACGATTTTTACGCATCTGGATGCCACGACCGTGCTCTCCAGATCCGTCGCAGAGATGGGCATTTACCCGGCAGTCAGCCCGCTGGAATCGACTTCGCGGATTCTCGATCCCGCAATCGTGGGCAAGCGGCACTATGAAGTGGCGCAGGCCGTGCAGGAATGCCTCCAGCGCTACAGCGAGCTCAAAGATATCATCGCGATTCTGGGCATGAACGAGCTCTCCGCCGAGGATAGGGCGACGGTCTACCGGGCGCGCCGCATTCAGCGATTCCTCTCGCAGCCCTTTGCCGTGGCCGAGGTGTTCACAGGCCAGCCCGGGCGCTTCGTACCCTTGGAAGATACCATCAGAAGCTTTGAGGCGATCATCGGCGGTGAGGTGGATGATCTGCCGGAAGCGGCATTTTTCCAGGTCGGCGGCATTGATGAAGTGGTCGCCAAGGCGAAGGAGATGCAGTAG
- the atpC gene encoding ATP synthase F1 subunit epsilon, with protein sequence MTFDLSIMTPERQFFSGQVEALTITGIDGQMTVLAGHAPMVVSLAVGEISIKQDGVWREAVNSEGFMEVLQDSVVVFVQACEWPEDIDMRRAEEAKHRAEERIRQRQSIWENKSSKIALARAMVRLRAGRKYH encoded by the coding sequence ATGACATTCGATCTGAGCATCATGACGCCCGAGCGACAGTTCTTTTCTGGCCAGGTGGAGGCGCTGACGATCACGGGCATCGACGGCCAGATGACCGTCCTGGCCGGGCATGCGCCCATGGTCGTTTCGCTGGCAGTCGGAGAAATCTCAATCAAGCAGGATGGAGTATGGCGGGAGGCCGTCAATAGCGAAGGCTTTATGGAGGTTTTGCAAGACAGCGTTGTCGTATTCGTCCAGGCGTGTGAGTGGCCGGAGGATATTGATATGCGCCGGGCAGAAGAGGCAAAACACCGCGCGGAAGAGCGCATTCGCCAGAGGCAGAGTATCTGGGAGAACAAGAGTTCCAAGATCGCGCTGGCCAGGGCAATGGTGCGTCTGCGGGCAGGCCGCAAATATCACTAG
- a CDS encoding FtsW/RodA/SpoVE family cell cycle protein, which produces MTIRRRSTAALLFLQVLFIISAFGLLTFKGGELDWQAAASGLILCLFNLFQYNILKSCFKHLDRFCLIVAQFLWSLGLAVIYRISPALAIKQFLILMASTLVMVCVMLIIRKSVDFGRLNWLFMVLTFLLLASTLVLGRSIGGAKNWIKLGFFTLQPSEFAKILYIMVSAYFLTTREKLVSFIPYLIYTAACVMLLVVEKDLGAGLLIALTFLVMFFAATGRTLLTLLGVGVLGGGAYASYKLFSHVQTRVQVWQDPWATYNGQGYQIVQGLLALASGGLFGVGLGRGMPEVIPVRESDYIFTVIGEEFGIIFGIITILFYLVFIVRGILIALNARSTYDALLVFGCTAMLTLQSFIIIGGVIKLIPLTGVTLPYISYGGSSILSSMIQLGIIQGVAIKNGQKDEEELAEMGGEIA; this is translated from the coding sequence ATGACGATTAGGAGAAGGAGCACCGCGGCACTGCTGTTTTTGCAGGTGCTCTTCATCATCAGCGCCTTTGGCCTGCTTACGTTTAAAGGCGGCGAGCTGGATTGGCAGGCGGCGGCCAGCGGGCTGATTTTGTGCCTGTTCAACCTGTTTCAGTATAATATCCTCAAATCCTGCTTCAAGCATCTGGATCGGTTCTGCCTGATTGTCGCGCAGTTTTTGTGGTCTCTGGGGCTGGCAGTGATCTACCGCATCAGCCCGGCGCTGGCCATCAAGCAGTTCCTCATTCTCATGGCCAGCACGCTGGTCATGGTCTGCGTGATGCTCATCATCCGAAAGAGCGTAGACTTCGGCCGGCTCAATTGGCTGTTTATGGTGCTGACGTTCCTGCTGCTGGCTTCCACGCTGGTGCTGGGAAGAAGCATCGGCGGGGCGAAAAACTGGATCAAGCTGGGCTTTTTCACGCTCCAGCCCAGCGAGTTTGCCAAGATTCTCTATATCATGGTCTCGGCCTATTTTCTGACGACCCGGGAGAAGCTGGTTTCCTTCATCCCATATCTGATCTACACGGCGGCATGTGTCATGCTTCTGGTGGTGGAGAAGGATTTGGGCGCGGGCCTGCTCATCGCGCTGACCTTCCTGGTCATGTTTTTTGCGGCCACCGGGCGCACGCTGCTGACGCTGCTCGGCGTGGGCGTGCTGGGCGGCGGGGCGTATGCCAGCTATAAGCTCTTCTCGCATGTGCAGACACGCGTGCAGGTTTGGCAGGACCCTTGGGCGACGTATAACGGCCAGGGCTACCAGATTGTGCAGGGCCTGCTGGCGCTGGCCAGCGGCGGCCTGTTCGGCGTGGGGCTGGGCAGAGGGATGCCGGAAGTCATCCCCGTGCGCGAATCGGACTATATCTTCACCGTCATCGGCGAGGAATTCGGCATCATTTTCGGGATCATCACGATCCTGTTCTATCTGGTCTTTATCGTGCGGGGCATTCTCATCGCGCTGAATGCGCGCAGCACATACGATGCTCTGCTGGTCTTTGGCTGCACGGCCATGCTGACGCTGCAAAGCTTCATCATCATCGGCGGCGTCATCAAGCTGATCCCGCTGACCGGCGTAACCCTGCCCTATATCAGCTATGGCGGAAGCTCCATTCTTTCCTCTATGATCCAGCTGGGCATTATTCAGGGCGTCGCCATCAAAAACGGGCAGAAGGATGAGGAAGAGCTGGCTGAAATGGGCGGCGAAATCGCTTAA
- a CDS encoding DUF5685 family protein yields MFGYVMVQKGELLVKEYDTFRAYYCGLCRQLAEYGIKGRLLLSYDCTFLYLLASALSDQAPRYEQMRCPVHPARRIPQAFAEGREYAAAMNLLLGYYSLKDHAADGNRLLGAAGGLYKSAVRRAAGRYPAAQEAIREQLEQLQTLEAEGCREIDRAADAFAKMLGKLFLPLGEQKEVLEDLGYHIGRFIYLIDALDDLQKDAKSGSYNPFLRRFGADTPAILESARFNLLSSADEAGRALDLLSLKRHSGILENIIYRGLPAKMEAVLAKYGGQESGKQEA; encoded by the coding sequence GTGTTTGGGTATGTGATGGTGCAGAAGGGGGAGCTTCTGGTAAAAGAATACGATACCTTCCGCGCTTACTACTGCGGGCTCTGCCGCCAGCTGGCGGAATACGGCATCAAGGGCCGCCTGCTTTTAAGTTACGACTGCACATTCCTCTATCTGCTCGCTTCCGCGCTTTCAGATCAAGCGCCGCGCTATGAGCAGATGCGCTGCCCGGTGCACCCGGCGCGCAGGATACCGCAGGCCTTTGCGGAAGGGCGGGAGTATGCCGCGGCTATGAATCTGCTGTTGGGCTATTATAGCCTCAAAGACCATGCGGCAGATGGGAACCGCCTTTTGGGGGCGGCCGGCGGGCTGTACAAAAGCGCGGTAAGGCGCGCGGCCGGGCGCTATCCTGCGGCGCAGGAGGCGATTCGGGAGCAGTTGGAGCAGCTGCAAACGCTGGAAGCGGAGGGCTGCCGGGAGATCGACCGGGCGGCGGATGCGTTTGCAAAAATGCTGGGCAAGCTCTTTTTGCCGCTGGGGGAGCAAAAAGAGGTTCTGGAGGATTTGGGCTATCATATCGGCAGGTTTATTTACCTGATCGACGCGCTGGATGACCTGCAAAAAGACGCCAAGAGCGGCAGCTATAACCCGTTTTTGCGGCGGTTTGGGGCAGATACGCCGGCGATTCTGGAGAGCGCGCGGTTCAACCTGCTCAGTTCGGCGGACGAGGCTGGCAGGGCGCTGGATCTGCTAAGCCTCAAGCGGCACTCCGGCATCTTGGAAAATATCATTTACCGCGGACTGCCTGCGAAGATGGAAGCTGTGCTCGCAAAATACGGCGGTCAGGAAAGCGGAAAACAGGAAGCATAG
- the atpA gene encoding F0F1 ATP synthase subunit alpha, translating to MLNFDTSGIGLFLKEKIGSYTFEPKIYEYGNVVSCSDGIVQVSGLSHSRYGELLEFENHSYGLALDLRLDGVGAVLLSGASQVTSGSIVRGTGRVADIGVGDALLGRVVDPIGRPLDGKELEPEAYRPIESPAPTIMQRAPVDTPLETGLLAIDSMIPIGRGQRELIIGDRQTGKTSIALSAMLNQKGKDVICVYCSIGQKASTIAQMIETLEQEGAMEHTVVVASTASDSAAMQYIAPYAACAIAEHFMYAGKDALVVYDDLSKHAVAYRAMSLLLRRPPGREAYPGDVFYLHSRLLERAAKLSDEFGGGSMTALPIVETMAGDISAYIPTNVISITDGQIYLESELFHAGVRPAVNVGLSVSRVGRSAQHEAMKKVSGSMRLDVAQYREMAVFAQFGSDIDSSTKQMLDRGERLVELTKQPQDSILSLAEQVAILIAYQKGIFSEVPTHQVTEHKNALLEFLAKACGRLMARINEVGAFSQEEREELEQAIAQFGAQTEAKPDAEHQ from the coding sequence ATGCTGAATTTTGATACGAGCGGGATTGGCCTTTTCCTGAAGGAAAAGATTGGAAGCTATACTTTTGAGCCGAAGATCTATGAATATGGCAATGTCGTCAGCTGTTCGGATGGGATCGTCCAGGTTTCCGGGCTTTCGCACTCCAGGTACGGCGAGCTGCTGGAATTTGAGAATCACTCCTATGGCCTGGCGCTGGATCTTCGGCTGGACGGCGTCGGCGCAGTTTTGCTTTCGGGCGCAAGCCAGGTAACATCCGGATCGATTGTGCGCGGCACAGGGCGCGTCGCGGATATTGGCGTGGGCGATGCACTGCTGGGCAGAGTTGTCGACCCCATTGGCCGCCCGCTGGATGGCAAAGAGCTGGAACCCGAGGCATACCGCCCCATCGAGAGCCCTGCGCCTACCATCATGCAGCGCGCACCGGTGGATACGCCGCTGGAGACCGGCCTTCTGGCCATCGACAGCATGATCCCCATCGGCCGCGGCCAGAGAGAGCTGATCATCGGCGATCGGCAGACGGGCAAAACCAGCATTGCGCTCTCCGCTATGCTGAACCAAAAGGGCAAAGACGTCATCTGCGTCTATTGCTCGATTGGGCAAAAAGCCTCGACGATCGCGCAGATGATAGAGACGCTGGAGCAGGAAGGCGCGATGGAGCACACGGTGGTCGTCGCCTCCACAGCCAGCGACAGCGCGGCCATGCAGTATATCGCGCCGTATGCGGCCTGCGCCATTGCCGAGCACTTCATGTATGCGGGCAAGGATGCGCTGGTAGTTTACGACGATCTTTCCAAGCACGCTGTGGCCTACCGGGCCATGTCGCTGCTGCTGCGCCGGCCGCCGGGCCGGGAAGCTTACCCGGGCGATGTGTTCTATCTGCATAGCCGCCTGCTGGAGCGCGCGGCAAAGCTCAGCGATGAGTTTGGCGGCGGCTCCATGACGGCGCTGCCCATTGTCGAGACGATGGCGGGAGATATCTCCGCCTATATTCCGACCAACGTCATCTCCATCACAGACGGCCAGATTTATCTGGAGAGCGAGCTGTTCCATGCGGGCGTGCGCCCGGCAGTCAACGTCGGCCTTTCGGTTTCGCGTGTGGGCCGCTCTGCGCAGCACGAGGCGATGAAGAAAGTTTCTGGAAGCATGCGTCTGGATGTGGCGCAGTATAGAGAGATGGCGGTTTTCGCGCAGTTTGGCTCGGATATCGATTCCTCCACTAAGCAGATGCTGGATCGGGGGGAGCGGCTGGTGGAGCTGACCAAGCAGCCCCAGGATAGCATCCTTTCCCTGGCAGAGCAGGTTGCCATTCTCATTGCGTATCAGAAGGGAATTTTCTCTGAAGTTCCCACGCATCAGGTAACCGAGCATAAAAACGCTCTGCTGGAGTTTTTGGCAAAAGCCTGCGGCCGCCTGATGGCGCGTATCAATGAGGTGGGCGCATTCTCCCAGGAAGAGCGGGAAGAGCTGGAGCAGGCGATTGCGCAGTTTGGCGCGCAGACGGAGGCGAAGCCGGATGCAGAACACCAATGA
- a CDS encoding manganese catalase family protein, with translation MWIYEKRLIYPLGDIRPNPRMAKLTAMLLGGPNGEFTAATTYLNQRYCMPCGAVQAILTDIGTEELSHVEMLSVMIQKMLAGATKEELRAAGMEGWVAAFNCCPFPKDQNGYSWTADYVGTTGDPIADITNDMAAEQKARAGYEGVMKFCDDPAIIAPLQFLREREIVHFQRFGEALNILHDYLGQ, from the coding sequence ATGTGGATTTATGAAAAAAGGCTGATCTATCCTCTCGGCGATATTCGGCCCAACCCCAGAATGGCTAAGCTGACCGCCATGCTGCTTGGCGGCCCCAACGGCGAATTTACCGCCGCAACGACATACCTGAACCAGCGGTATTGCATGCCCTGCGGCGCTGTTCAGGCGATTTTGACGGACATCGGCACGGAGGAATTAAGCCATGTTGAGATGCTTTCCGTCATGATCCAGAAGATGCTGGCCGGCGCAACCAAGGAAGAGCTCCGCGCTGCCGGCATGGAAGGATGGGTTGCCGCATTTAACTGCTGCCCCTTCCCCAAAGATCAGAACGGCTATTCCTGGACGGCGGATTACGTCGGCACAACCGGCGATCCCATCGCAGACATCACCAACGATATGGCCGCCGAGCAGAAAGCCCGGGCTGGCTATGAGGGCGTCATGAAATTCTGCGACGACCCCGCCATCATCGCGCCGCTTCAGTTCCTGCGCGAACGCGAAATCGTGCATTTCCAGCGTTTCGGCGAAGCGCTCAATATCCTGCACGACTATCTCGGCCAGTAA